From the genome of Romeriopsis navalis LEGE 11480, one region includes:
- a CDS encoding AAA family ATPase produces MYLQSQSQSQDITELATLVMSYHPMIAIETMEEERATTLMQSVANAAGMQLMEWSATRGLSRNHAPGANRWQDECAPAGSTRSEGYIDSEDPEKLLTTLQENSAKAIYLLKDFTQHLDSPKIIRHLREVAHQFSQSRSVIVLVGHSLEIPAQIKQDVVYYDLGLPGPDELGQVINEAVRTLRIQNHVNINVREEDIRRIVTALTGMTLKQARQVICHAALEDGQLCVNDIKRILDRKAQVIRNDGVLEFFPADEQAPQLGGFKGLKQWLTEASVGFSPKAKALSLPDPKGILIVGVQGCGKSLAAKTIAQAWKMPLLKLDAGRLYNKYVGESEQNFRRAIALAESMAPAILWIDEIEKSLSQTSGDSDGGLSQRLFASFLTWMQEKSESVFVIATANDISKLPPELQRKGRFDEIFFVDLPDAQERHQILKIHLHKHHQDLTQFDFEQLIQVTEGFSGAEIEQAIITSLYRALYHQQPLNTTILTQGIQSTIPLSISRREDVANLRKLAQTSFVSVK; encoded by the coding sequence ATGTACCTCCAAAGCCAATCGCAATCCCAAGACATCACCGAACTCGCCACCCTGGTAATGTCCTATCACCCCATGATCGCGATCGAAACGATGGAGGAAGAACGGGCCACCACCCTGATGCAATCGGTCGCCAATGCAGCCGGGATGCAGCTCATGGAATGGAGTGCCACAAGGGGTCTAAGTCGCAACCATGCACCCGGCGCAAACCGCTGGCAGGATGAATGTGCTCCCGCAGGGAGTACAAGAAGTGAGGGTTATATCGACTCTGAGGATCCAGAGAAACTGCTCACGACCTTGCAGGAAAACAGTGCAAAAGCGATCTATCTGCTCAAGGACTTCACACAGCACCTCGACAGCCCCAAAATTATTCGGCATCTGCGCGAAGTCGCGCACCAGTTTTCCCAAAGCCGATCGGTGATTGTCCTCGTGGGCCATAGCCTCGAAATCCCGGCCCAAATCAAACAAGATGTCGTCTACTACGATCTCGGCTTACCCGGCCCTGATGAACTGGGCCAAGTAATTAATGAGGCGGTCCGCACCTTACGCATCCAAAACCACGTCAACATCAACGTGCGCGAAGAAGATATCCGCCGCATTGTCACCGCCTTAACGGGCATGACCCTCAAGCAAGCGCGGCAAGTCATTTGTCATGCCGCCCTGGAAGACGGACAACTTTGCGTCAACGACATCAAACGCATTCTCGATCGCAAAGCCCAAGTCATCCGCAATGACGGCGTGTTGGAATTTTTTCCCGCCGACGAGCAAGCCCCCCAACTCGGTGGATTTAAGGGCCTGAAGCAATGGCTGACGGAAGCAAGTGTCGGATTTAGTCCCAAAGCGAAAGCCCTCAGCTTGCCTGACCCCAAAGGCATTTTGATTGTGGGCGTCCAGGGTTGCGGCAAGTCCCTCGCCGCCAAAACGATCGCCCAGGCCTGGAAAATGCCCTTGCTCAAGCTGGATGCCGGTCGGCTCTATAATAAGTACGTCGGCGAATCGGAACAAAACTTTCGCCGGGCGATCGCCCTCGCCGAATCCATGGCCCCAGCCATCCTCTGGATTGACGAAATCGAAAAAAGCCTCAGCCAAACCAGCGGCGACTCCGATGGGGGCTTGAGTCAAAGGCTGTTTGCCTCTTTCCTCACGTGGATGCAAGAAAAATCAGAATCTGTCTTCGTCATCGCCACGGCCAATGATATTTCCAAGCTACCGCCAGAACTCCAGCGCAAAGGCCGCTTCGACGAAATCTTTTTCGTCGATTTACCCGATGCCCAAGAACGCCATCAAATTCTTAAAATCCATCTGCACAAACATCATCAAGACCTCACGCAGTTTGACTTTGAACAACTCATCCAGGTAACAGAAGGATTTAGCGGTGCCGAAATTGAACAGGCAATTATCACATCGCTTTATCGGGCGCTCTATCATCAGCAACCATTGAACACGACAATCCTCACACAAGGCATTCAGAGCACCATACCCCTCTCGATCTCCCGGCGTGAAGATGTCGCGAATCTACGCAAGCTGGCCCAGACCAGCTTCGTCAGCGTCAAATAA
- a CDS encoding TspO/MBR family protein — MIPAWLIIGISAVLIGVGLNKLIGGDQHWFFRLRRPAWLTFEGAIPIIWISIFIAGGWSAYNIWQTAPGTPQTWIFMAAYAILEILILAYTPIMCRLKSLRIGTIIGATGFFFGLGMSLFVFQASPTAFWLLLPYLLWSPIGTFVTWQMMQLNPADV, encoded by the coding sequence ATGATTCCAGCTTGGCTCATCATCGGCATTAGTGCCGTACTTATCGGCGTTGGCCTGAACAAACTAATCGGTGGTGATCAACATTGGTTTTTCCGGTTGCGACGCCCCGCTTGGCTTACCTTTGAAGGGGCCATTCCGATCATCTGGATTAGCATCTTTATTGCTGGAGGATGGTCCGCTTACAACATCTGGCAAACAGCGCCTGGCACGCCTCAAACCTGGATATTCATGGCCGCTTACGCCATCCTCGAAATCCTTATCTTGGCCTACACCCCCATAATGTGTCGCCTCAAGAGCTTGCGCATTGGCACAATCATCGGCGCAACGGGCTTTTTCTTCGGACTCGGTATGAGCCTATTTGTGTTCCAGGCATCACCAACCGCCTTTTGGTTGCTGCTGCCATATTTGCTGTGGAGTCCGATCGGCACCTTCGTCACCTGGCAAATGATGCAACTCAATCCGGCCGACGTTTAA
- a CDS encoding BolA family protein, with translation MISPDKVEAMIQSAMPKAEINVQSSDGEHFEVTVVAAEFDGKRRVQQHQLVYGAVKEAMASDAIHALQLNTFTPTEWASKSA, from the coding sequence ATGATCAGCCCGGATAAGGTTGAGGCGATGATTCAATCGGCTATGCCCAAAGCCGAGATTAATGTTCAGAGTAGCGATGGCGAACATTTTGAAGTCACCGTCGTTGCGGCTGAGTTTGATGGCAAACGGCGTGTCCAGCAGCATCAGCTGGTCTACGGTGCAGTTAAAGAGGCAATGGCAAGTGATGCAATTCACGCCCTTCAATTGAATACATTTACGCCAACTGAGTGGGCGAGCAAGTCGGCTTAA
- the grxD gene encoding Grx4 family monothiol glutaredoxin: protein MTSEVKARIDQLVKDNKIMVFMKGNKLMPQCGFSNNVVQIMNVLGVPFETFDVLADPDVRQGIKDYSNWPTIPQVYLNGEFLGGSDILIEMYQSGELQQTVEVALAS from the coding sequence ATGACTTCTGAAGTAAAAGCGCGCATCGATCAGTTGGTCAAAGACAACAAGATTATGGTTTTCATGAAAGGCAATAAGTTAATGCCTCAGTGTGGATTCTCCAATAATGTTGTTCAGATTATGAATGTCTTAGGGGTTCCCTTTGAAACATTTGATGTATTGGCTGATCCCGACGTTCGCCAAGGCATCAAAGACTATTCCAATTGGCCAACCATTCCTCAGGTCTATCTGAATGGTGAATTTCTGGGTGGCTCAGATATTTTAATCGAGATGTATCAGAGTGGTGAGTTGCAGCAGACGGTTGAAGTGGCGTTGGCTTCTTAG
- a CDS encoding DUF6761 family protein gives MLQDARSVRYYQRITDFLVDHWNRGYRFDDLRMYLDGYLAALRHSDALEAYVIHRLEEEALRFLHDPSNFVEPEYELEVERERGYF, from the coding sequence ATGCTACAAGATGCTCGTTCAGTTCGCTACTACCAGAGGATTACAGATTTTTTGGTAGATCACTGGAACCGAGGCTATCGGTTTGACGACCTCAGAATGTATCTTGATGGTTATCTCGCCGCGCTGCGTCACTCCGACGCCCTCGAAGCCTATGTAATCCATCGGTTGGAAGAGGAAGCACTGCGTTTCTTGCATGATCCCTCCAACTTTGTTGAGCCGGAATATGAGCTAGAAGTCGAAAGAGAACGTGGGTATTTCTAG
- a CDS encoding response regulator transcription factor: MAAFELQIIETNPHLRSLLSWHLQQAGYGIFSAGDLTQAKEMFYQRQPKMLILSADLPDSLGLDFCAWLRQQQPQLLILMLSARDTEADVVAGLRSGADDYLKKPFGMQELMARVAALARRSKTVAPPAYLDYGPLKIDLVHRRVRFYGELIDLTPQEFSLLYVLAQVAGKPLSRADLLQRAWPDEIDNPRTVDTHVLSLRKKVELDPQQPSLIQTVRNVGYRLNLEGLASEANGADSESAAQPNNRIPAVAAPTEVIPSVPGS, from the coding sequence GTGGCAGCTTTCGAACTACAGATTATTGAAACGAATCCACACCTTCGATCATTGCTCAGTTGGCATTTGCAGCAGGCGGGTTACGGTATTTTCTCGGCTGGCGATTTGACGCAGGCGAAGGAAATGTTTTACCAGCGTCAGCCGAAGATGCTGATTTTGAGTGCGGATTTACCGGATAGTTTGGGGCTAGACTTTTGCGCCTGGCTGCGACAGCAACAGCCACAATTATTGATTCTGATGCTATCAGCGCGGGATACAGAAGCGGATGTGGTGGCGGGGTTACGATCGGGCGCGGATGATTACCTGAAAAAGCCATTCGGGATGCAAGAGCTGATGGCGCGGGTGGCGGCGCTGGCGCGGCGCTCAAAGACGGTCGCACCTCCAGCATATCTTGATTATGGGCCGTTAAAGATCGATCTAGTTCATCGACGGGTGCGATTCTACGGTGAGTTGATTGACTTGACGCCGCAGGAATTTAGTTTGTTATATGTCTTGGCTCAAGTTGCAGGGAAGCCGTTGAGCCGGGCCGATTTATTGCAACGGGCGTGGCCGGATGAAATCGATAATCCGCGCACAGTGGATACCCATGTTTTATCCCTGCGTAAGAAAGTAGAATTGGATCCGCAGCAGCCGAGTTTGATTCAGACTGTACGGAATGTTGGTTATCGGCTCAACCTTGAGGGGCTAGCGAGTGAAGCGAATGGGGCGGACTCGGAGTCGGCTGCGCAGCCAAATAATCGAATTCCAGCGGTTGCGGCACCTACTGAAGTTATTCCTTCGGTGCCGGGTTCGTAG
- the htpG gene encoding molecular chaperone HtpG yields the protein MTTILEQGNISIHTENIFPIIKKWLYSDHEIFMRELISNAVDAIKKVSMVSRSGELQGDIGEPEILITIDKVKKTLSITDTGIGMTAEEVKKYITQVAFSSAEEFVDKYKAAGDEQIIGHFGLGFYSSFMVASQVEIDTLSYREGAQAVHWTCDGSTSFTISDSDRTTRGTTITLTLQEEEQEYLEDYRIRTLVKTYCDFMPFPIKLEVIEPPKPATEAPKADGEAEAEKADDASAEASDTADTSAETTTPEVEVAKPPEQINKQKALWKESPSSLTDEDYLEFYRYLYPYQEDPLLWVHLNTDYPFVVNGILYFPKLKPDVDVTKSSVKLFCNQVFVSDNCEEVIPRFLLPLRGVIDSSDIPLNVSRSFLQADRTVKQIGNYVAKKVGDRLKEQYRDDRQAYIKSWEDLGTFVKFGSMNDDKFKKQVEDILIFRTSLVEQSEAPKVEVETADGDVWTDKKSSNTVDGRTYTTLQEYLDRNKEQHENRVFYCTDEVTQATYVNLYKGRGIEVLFLDSFIDSHFATFLEQEYREVKFARVDADLDDSLIEKDKSEVIDPTTNKTFSDRIKDIFTGALSKPKLTIRTESIKSDDPASAPPAMVLLPEEQRRMQEMMAMMQQQQAEFPEEHILLLNTSHPLIQNLSEINKGAIEGTESTASELSGMICHHIYDLALMAQKGFDADGMKDFVERSNQVLTQLTAKK from the coding sequence ATGACGACTATTCTCGAACAAGGCAATATCTCAATCCATACCGAGAATATTTTCCCGATTATCAAAAAGTGGCTCTACTCCGACCACGAGATTTTCATGCGGGAATTGATTTCGAACGCGGTTGATGCCATCAAGAAAGTCAGTATGGTATCCCGTTCTGGTGAGCTACAAGGCGACATCGGCGAACCCGAAATCCTGATCACGATCGACAAAGTGAAAAAAACACTCTCGATCACGGATACCGGCATCGGCATGACCGCCGAAGAAGTGAAGAAATATATTACCCAAGTTGCCTTCTCGAGTGCTGAAGAATTCGTCGACAAGTACAAAGCCGCTGGCGACGAACAAATCATTGGTCACTTTGGCCTCGGCTTCTACTCCTCCTTTATGGTGGCGTCCCAAGTCGAAATCGACACCTTATCCTATCGAGAAGGCGCACAAGCAGTTCATTGGACTTGTGATGGCAGCACATCGTTTACGATATCCGACTCTGATCGCACAACACGTGGCACAACGATTACTCTAACGCTACAGGAAGAGGAACAGGAATACCTCGAAGATTATCGAATTCGCACATTAGTCAAAACCTATTGCGACTTCATGCCCTTCCCGATCAAGCTGGAAGTAATCGAGCCACCGAAGCCGGCCACCGAAGCACCCAAAGCGGATGGCGAGGCAGAGGCTGAAAAAGCGGATGACGCGAGTGCTGAAGCTAGCGATACAGCAGACACTAGCGCCGAAACAACCACGCCCGAAGTTGAAGTTGCGAAGCCCCCCGAGCAAATCAACAAGCAGAAAGCTCTATGGAAAGAATCACCGAGCAGCCTCACCGATGAAGACTACTTAGAGTTCTATCGCTACCTCTATCCTTATCAGGAAGATCCCCTCCTCTGGGTCCACCTCAACACCGACTATCCCTTCGTGGTCAACGGTATTCTATACTTCCCGAAGCTGAAGCCGGATGTTGATGTCACCAAAAGTTCAGTCAAACTCTTTTGCAACCAAGTCTTTGTTTCCGACAACTGCGAAGAAGTGATTCCGCGCTTCTTATTGCCACTCCGGGGTGTGATTGATAGCAGCGACATTCCGCTCAACGTCTCCCGTAGCTTCTTGCAAGCCGATCGTACCGTCAAGCAAATCGGCAACTACGTCGCGAAGAAGGTTGGTGATCGCCTGAAGGAGCAATACAGAGACGATCGTCAGGCATATATTAAGTCCTGGGAAGACCTCGGCACCTTCGTCAAATTCGGCTCCATGAACGACGACAAGTTCAAGAAGCAAGTCGAAGATATCCTCATCTTCCGCACTAGCCTGGTTGAACAGTCAGAAGCGCCCAAGGTGGAAGTCGAAACCGCTGATGGTGATGTCTGGACCGACAAAAAATCCAGCAACACGGTTGATGGTCGTACCTACACCACCTTGCAGGAATACCTCGATCGCAACAAAGAGCAGCACGAAAACCGTGTCTTTTATTGCACCGATGAAGTCACCCAGGCGACTTACGTCAATCTCTATAAGGGACGCGGGATTGAGGTCTTATTCCTCGATTCCTTCATCGACAGCCACTTCGCCACCTTCCTAGAGCAGGAATACCGCGAAGTGAAATTTGCCCGCGTCGATGCTGACTTGGATGACTCTCTGATCGAAAAAGATAAGTCCGAGGTGATTGACCCCACCACGAATAAAACCTTCAGCGATCGCATCAAAGACATCTTCACCGGTGCCCTCAGCAAACCCAAGCTGACCATTCGGACAGAGTCGATTAAGTCTGACGATCCAGCCAGCGCTCCCCCCGCAATGGTGCTGCTCCCCGAAGAGCAGCGACGAATGCAGGAAATGATGGCAATGATGCAACAGCAGCAGGCCGAATTCCCGGAAGAGCATATTCTCTTGCTCAACACCTCCCACCCCTTGATTCAAAACCTCTCGGAGATTAACAAAGGCGCGATCGAAGGCACCGAATCAACGGCATCAGAGCTATCCGGCATGATTTGCCATCATATTTATGACCTGGCACTCATGGCCCAGAAAGGCTTCGACGCCGACGGCATGAAGGACTTCGTTGAACGCTCGAATCAAGTCCTTACCCAACTCACAGCCAAGAAGTAA
- a CDS encoding DUF423 domain-containing protein has product MPQFFISAAAVLAGLAVGLGAFASHGLKTRLDNHALDIFETGARYQMYHALALLCVGILISRATIPSNLLDITGCAFILGIFIFSGSLYVLSLTGIKILGAITPIGGAAFLIGWGCLAIAGWSYK; this is encoded by the coding sequence ATGCCCCAATTTTTCATCAGCGCAGCGGCTGTTCTCGCCGGCCTTGCCGTTGGCCTCGGAGCCTTCGCCTCCCACGGATTGAAAACCCGCCTCGACAATCATGCCCTCGACATCTTCGAAACCGGTGCACGCTATCAGATGTATCACGCCCTCGCCCTCCTCTGCGTCGGCATTCTCATCAGTCGCGCCACCATCCCATCAAATCTGCTAGATATCACGGGTTGCGCCTTCATTCTCGGGATTTTCATTTTTTCCGGCAGTCTCTATGTCCTCAGCTTGACTGGCATCAAGATTTTGGGCGCAATTACCCCGATCGGCGGGGCCGCATTCCTCATCGGTTGGGGATGCCTCGCCATCGCTGGCTGGTCATACAAATAG
- a CDS encoding slipin family protein gives MWKTFYIKPNERGLLFKRSHFRGVLQPGLYRRSWMTRWRVETHDLNEAEASIDNLELLLQTHGQALNQHLHIVQTAHNEAALVRLGQSWMSLGPNQLRAYWRGFIEVEIHQFNLDESAALPLAFVERLRGKSLHGIRPVYISESEVGLLYIQKNFVQPLGAGEYAFWTYKQEVAVQKLDRLTPNPSFPLAEVLLDQHPDFVAEYCSVVSLTAEEVAIVRYQGKVIEVLAPTSRQLYWRSVDITIVNIGAAHKLPANLVTELVTGLTEVAMLSHKALYVLEVPAQHVGLMILDGTMQEPLSAGTHAWWTFGHSFKAESIDLRLQTLEVSGQEILSKDKVPLRVNLTAGYRVTNPVQAKAALADIREFLYKELQFALRSAVGTKSLDALLEDKGAIDNTISDHIRSKTTDYGIEVDSVGVKDIILPGEIKTILSKVVEAEKAAQANVVRRREETAATRSMLNTAKVMEDNPVALRLKELEILERIAEKIEHINVNGNLDSILTELINIKQP, from the coding sequence ATGTGGAAAACGTTTTATATCAAGCCTAATGAGCGCGGTCTACTGTTTAAGCGTAGCCATTTCCGTGGCGTACTACAACCCGGTTTGTATCGCCGATCGTGGATGACCCGCTGGCGGGTGGAAACCCATGACCTAAATGAAGCAGAAGCATCGATCGACAACCTGGAGCTGTTGCTGCAAACCCACGGCCAGGCGCTGAACCAGCATCTACATATTGTCCAAACAGCACATAACGAAGCCGCTTTGGTCCGCCTCGGCCAATCCTGGATGAGCCTTGGTCCAAATCAACTGCGAGCTTACTGGCGCGGCTTCATTGAAGTCGAAATCCATCAGTTCAACTTAGACGAATCAGCAGCGTTACCGTTGGCATTCGTCGAACGCTTGCGTGGCAAGTCACTGCATGGCATTCGGCCGGTCTATATTTCCGAATCAGAAGTGGGCCTGCTTTACATTCAAAAGAACTTCGTGCAGCCCTTGGGCGCAGGCGAATATGCCTTTTGGACCTATAAGCAAGAAGTTGCCGTGCAGAAGCTCGATCGGCTCACCCCAAATCCCAGCTTCCCTCTAGCAGAAGTGCTGCTCGATCAGCATCCCGATTTCGTTGCCGAGTACTGTAGCGTTGTCAGCTTGACGGCTGAAGAAGTGGCGATCGTGCGTTATCAAGGCAAAGTGATCGAAGTCTTAGCACCGACGAGTCGTCAGTTATATTGGCGATCGGTGGACATTACGATCGTCAATATTGGAGCCGCGCATAAACTGCCAGCCAACTTAGTCACCGAGCTGGTCACAGGGCTTACAGAAGTCGCAATGCTGAGTCACAAAGCCCTCTACGTCCTGGAAGTCCCCGCCCAACATGTGGGGCTAATGATTCTCGATGGCACCATGCAAGAGCCACTTTCAGCTGGCACCCATGCTTGGTGGACCTTTGGTCATTCGTTCAAGGCTGAATCGATCGACCTGCGACTGCAAACTCTAGAAGTTTCCGGTCAGGAAATCCTCTCCAAGGATAAAGTGCCGCTGCGGGTGAATCTCACTGCTGGTTATCGCGTGACCAATCCGGTCCAGGCCAAAGCCGCCCTAGCGGACATTCGCGAGTTTCTCTACAAGGAGCTGCAATTTGCCCTGCGATCGGCGGTCGGCACCAAATCCCTGGATGCATTGCTCGAAGATAAGGGGGCGATCGACAATACGATTTCCGATCACATTCGCAGCAAAACCACCGATTACGGCATCGAGGTTGATTCCGTTGGTGTGAAGGATATTATCCTCCCGGGTGAGATCAAGACGATTCTCAGCAAAGTTGTCGAAGCCGAGAAAGCCGCTCAAGCCAATGTGGTTCGGCGACGTGAGGAGACTGCGGCCACTCGTAGCATGCTGAATACCGCGAAGGTCATGGAAGATAATCCCGTGGCATTGCGCCTCAAGGAACTCGAAATACTAGAGCGGATTGCCGAGAAAATTGAGCATATCAATGTGAATGGTAATCTCGATAGCATTCTCACTGAGTTAATCAACATCAAACAGCCGTAA
- a CDS encoding serine/threonine protein kinase, whose product MLQTSEVLQGRYRLVRPLGENEQRQTWLAIDEAVQPESQVVVKLLSFANAVDWQLLKLFEREASILQQLDHPCIPAYRDYFSIEDSQMWFGLVEAYIPGKTLKELLESSRRFTEAEIRRIAVEVLEILQYLHQLSPPIYHRDIKPSNLIWGDDDRIHLVDFGGVQDKAPALGSTFTVVGTYGYTPIEQFGGRTIPASDLYALGATLVHLLTGVCPADLPQKNLRFDFEPLVNVSPALVKWLQNLIEPDAQNRFQQAETALQSLDRQNLAASQTAASNVETSLAMPPLDTKIRFRTSSTELIIEIPPPVEVSQPVAWVGVGALALLFITMPPLAIVAGVILATSMSASSNWALRCYGERLTLYRKCPGLPQISWGHQSLPIQSIQDVVHHNLMFSSGKSDRHSRVMTIRTASQELVFGRSLTLAEGNWLVSELKAWLKL is encoded by the coding sequence GTGCTTCAGACATCCGAAGTTTTGCAGGGTCGCTATCGGTTGGTGCGACCGCTGGGCGAAAATGAACAGCGCCAAACTTGGTTGGCGATCGATGAGGCGGTCCAACCAGAATCCCAAGTGGTGGTTAAATTGCTCTCATTTGCAAATGCTGTAGATTGGCAGTTGCTCAAGTTGTTCGAGCGGGAAGCCAGCATTTTGCAGCAGCTCGATCACCCATGTATTCCGGCCTATCGAGATTACTTTTCGATCGAGGACAGCCAGATGTGGTTTGGCTTAGTCGAGGCCTATATTCCAGGGAAAACTCTGAAGGAATTGCTGGAGTCGAGTCGGCGGTTTACAGAAGCAGAGATTCGCCGGATCGCCGTTGAAGTGCTAGAAATTCTGCAATATCTGCATCAGCTCAGTCCACCGATTTATCACCGAGATATTAAACCGAGTAATTTGATTTGGGGGGATGACGATCGGATTCACTTGGTTGATTTTGGGGGTGTGCAGGATAAAGCGCCCGCGCTTGGTTCGACTTTTACGGTCGTGGGGACTTATGGGTATACGCCGATCGAGCAGTTTGGTGGTCGGACAATTCCGGCATCGGATCTCTATGCGCTAGGGGCAACTTTAGTCCATCTACTCACGGGTGTCTGTCCTGCCGATTTGCCCCAGAAGAACTTGCGCTTTGACTTTGAGCCGTTGGTGAATGTCAGTCCAGCTTTAGTCAAATGGTTGCAGAACTTGATTGAACCGGATGCGCAGAATCGATTTCAGCAGGCGGAAACCGCTTTGCAGTCGCTTGATCGTCAGAATCTAGCCGCGAGCCAAACCGCTGCATCAAATGTCGAAACGTCACTAGCGATGCCGCCGCTGGATACGAAGATTCGATTCAGGACCTCTTCAACGGAGTTGATCATCGAAATTCCCCCACCCGTTGAAGTATCGCAGCCTGTTGCCTGGGTTGGGGTTGGCGCGTTAGCGCTACTCTTCATCACGATGCCACCATTAGCGATCGTCGCGGGTGTGATTCTGGCAACTTCAATGTCGGCATCCAGTAATTGGGCTTTGCGTTGCTACGGAGAACGCTTAACGCTGTATCGTAAATGTCCTGGATTACCCCAAATTAGTTGGGGCCATCAAAGTTTGCCAATTCAGTCAATTCAAGATGTGGTGCATCATAACTTGATGTTCTCATCGGGCAAGTCGGATCGTCATAGTCGCGTCATGACAATTCGGACGGCGAGTCAAGAGTTGGTGTTTGGGCGATCGTTGACTTTAGCCGAAGGTAACTGGCTGGTGTCGGAGTTGAAAGCCTGGCTGAAACTGTAG
- a CDS encoding redoxin domain-containing protein, with translation MESFHPQHPKDDSEGRISFYDWAGDNWVVLFSHPADYTPVCTTELGMVAKLKPQFEQRHCKVMMLSVDRAESHKGWIVNINETQECSVNYPILADEDKKVSELYDMIHPNSSTGSTLTVRIGIHSRQQQETPPQPYLSRQHWTQLR, from the coding sequence ATCGAGTCATTCCATCCTCAACATCCAAAAGACGATTCTGAAGGCAGAATCAGTTTTTATGACTGGGCCGGTGACAACTGGGTCGTCCTATTCTCCCACCCAGCGGATTATACGCCCGTTTGCACAACCGAATTGGGGATGGTGGCCAAGCTCAAACCCCAATTTGAACAGCGTCATTGCAAAGTAATGATGCTCAGCGTCGATCGTGCCGAGTCCCACAAAGGCTGGATTGTCAATATCAATGAAACCCAGGAGTGCTCCGTCAACTATCCCATCTTGGCTGATGAGGATAAAAAGGTGTCGGAACTTTACGACATGATTCATCCCAATTCCAGTACGGGTAGTACATTAACCGTCCGAATCGGTATTCATTCTCGACAGCAACAAGAAACTCCGCCTCAGCCTTACCTATCCCGCCAGCACTGGACGCAACTTCGATGA
- a CDS encoding peptidylprolyl isomerase: MESTVLESKAFLTVDDGELSIRDCLRYLQSGNKLQQFIADVLRQYVLEQELTTREDLEIDDAAVQQAVIDFRIQQDLTDPPAFQEFLKKNGMDAIAFQKQITNNFKLEKLKAIVSGERLQEYFIERKVFLDRVILSRIIVESQDMAEELKVQVQEGGSFEALAQEHSITDDRMVNGMMGPVSRGTLPDEIRAKIDAAEVGDIVGPLELENRWGLFRVEKQLDATLDDQQLQQTLKGELFERWLSEKIQKMSVRLQVPE; this comes from the coding sequence ATGGAATCTACAGTTTTGGAATCAAAAGCCTTTCTCACCGTTGATGATGGTGAGTTATCCATTCGGGATTGCCTGCGGTATCTGCAAAGTGGGAATAAGCTGCAGCAGTTTATTGCCGATGTTTTGCGCCAGTATGTGCTGGAGCAGGAATTGACGACCCGTGAGGATTTGGAAATTGATGATGCAGCGGTCCAGCAGGCCGTAATTGATTTTCGTATCCAACAGGATTTAACGGATCCGCCAGCTTTTCAGGAATTCCTGAAGAAGAATGGCATGGATGCGATTGCCTTCCAAAAGCAGATTACTAATAACTTCAAGCTAGAAAAGCTCAAGGCCATCGTGAGTGGTGAGCGGCTACAAGAATATTTCATCGAGCGGAAAGTGTTCCTCGATCGAGTAATTCTGTCGCGGATCATTGTGGAGAGCCAGGATATGGCGGAAGAGCTGAAGGTTCAGGTGCAAGAGGGCGGTAGTTTTGAAGCCTTGGCACAAGAGCATTCGATTACTGACGATCGTATGGTCAATGGCATGATGGGCCCGGTCAGTCGGGGTACATTGCCGGACGAAATCCGCGCCAAGATTGACGCAGCGGAAGTTGGTGATATCGTGGGGCCCTTGGAGTTGGAAAATCGTTGGGGCCTATTCCGCGTGGAGAAGCAACTGGATGCGACTCTGGATGATCAGCAGTTACAGCAGACCTTGAAGGGTGAGTTGTTTGAGCGTTGGTTGTCGGAGAAAATTCAGAAGATGAGTGTCCGTCTCCAAGTGCCTGAGTAA